The Liquorilactobacillus nagelii DSM 13675 DNA window GAGCAACAATTTCGTGGACATGGGATAGCATTTTGTTCAACTTGTGATGGTGAATTATTTACTGGCCTGCAAGTTTTTGTAATTGGCGGCGGGTATGCTGCTGCTGAAGAGGCCGATTATCTAACACGTTATGCTAAACATGTAACGGTGATTTCACGTGAAGCAGAATTTACTTGTGCCCCCCTAACTGCGGCCCGTGCTTTAAATAATCCCAAGGTAGATGTCAAGTTTAATACGGAGATTGTTCGAGTTACTGGGAAAGATTATTTGGAAACAGCTGTTTTTAAAAATAATCAAACTGGAAAAGAGTTTTCTTACCAACCTGATTCAAGTGAGCAGACATTTGGTGTTTTTATTTATATCGGTACCCAGCCGGCAACAGCTAAGTTGACTAAAATATTAAACCATGATGAACATGGTTATTTAAAAGCTGATGCTACTTTGGCAACTAACTTGCCGGGTGTCTTTGCTGCTGGTGATATTGTTGTTAAACCACTACGGCAAATTGTTACTGCAGCTAGTGATGGAGCAGTTGCCGCAACTAGTGCAGAGCATTATGTAACAGCGCTTAAACAACGGCTACAGATTCCGATTGAAAGGAAGCAAAAATCAGCAACTAAACCAGTGGGACAAACAACCAAATTGGCGGAAAAATCAACCGTAATGGTTCATCAAGGATCTTGGTTTGATGCTAAGTTGCAGCAGCAATTAAAATCAATTTTTGAAAGATTAACTCAAAAGGTTACTTTGCAGGTCTTGAGTGATAACGGTCAGAAGAGTCAAGAATTGCAAAGTTTCGTTAAAGAGTTCTGTGATTTAGATCGGCACTTGGACTATCAAGTTCGAGCTGCTGATGGTGGAGAAGACTTTTTGCCTTTGTTGGAACTATTAAATCAGCAACAAAATCTGACTGGTATTCGTTTTGCAGGTATTCCAACTGGCCATGAACTGAATTCATTGGTGTTGGCAGTTTATAATTTAGCTGGGCCCGGGCAAGAATTAGCTCCGGAACTTATTGAACGGATCAAGGCTTTGCCTGTGACAAAGATAAAAATCGGGGTAGCTTTAACTTGTCATTTTTGTCCTGATGTAGTATCAACTTGTCAGCATATGGCAGCTATTAATCCAAATGTTTCGGCAGAAATGCTTGATTTACAGCTTTTCCCTGAACTTCGGCAAGCAAAACACATTATGAGTGTTCCAGCAACCATGATTAACGATCGGCCAGTAATTTTTGGCAGTCAAACTGCTGAACAGTTAGTAGCTGCTTGTGAATCAGCGACGGTTAAGTAATTAGTATTTTAAAAAAGCGATTTGATACTGAAGTTTGGCAGTATCAAATCGCTTTTTTGCTGATTAGTCACGTTGGGAAACGTGTTCGAAAATGCTGTAAAATTGTGATTTATCAGTATATCCACCTAAATAATTACCATTTATACCAGCTTTTTGGCCCAGAACTTCTAATTCAATAATTATTTTTTCTTCAGCTGGTGGGAAGTGAAGTTTTCCCTTTAAGGCGGTACTGCGGAGATAATTAATGAAGTGGTTAATTAAGACAGCGGGGTCTTTTGTCTGATCTAATTTAGTATAGACTTGCAGTAAAACATCGATAATGTCTAATAATTCAGCTGGCCGATCTGTTTTCTTATCTAATTGCTGCAACAGTTTTTTTGTGAGCTCTTTAGCTCTTTGGCGGTCGTTGATGGAATCTTTCAAGTGAATCAGCTCCTTGGGTTAAATTACTTATCATTAATTTTACTCTTAAAAAATAATAAAAACCAGTTTTAGCAGTAATTGCTTAAACTGGTTTTTATTATAAGCATACCCCTTAGGAGTATGCTGAAACTATTTTGTGAAATCAACATCTTTAGTTTCGATGATTGTTAGTAAAGCAATGAAGCAGGCAATAGCCATGGTTCCTAGATAGAGTCCAACTGACTTAATTCCCCAATTATCGGCTAACCAAGTTGCGATTGTCGGTGCAACTTTAGCGATGAAGTATTTTGCTCCAGCAGCAGCAATTCCTTCGACCATTTTCAGTATATGGCACAATATTTCCGGTTCAGTTTTATCTTCGTATTGGCGAAATAAAACTGAGTTGGCAGTTCCAAGTCAAGTTAAAGTTTCCCAATCAGCAGCAAGTTCAGATAACTAACTTCTGATTAAATAGAAAAAATTAAAAAGTTTCCATGAATTTTCAGTTAACAATTAGTGTGATTGAAAATTTGTGAAAACTTTTTTATTTGAAGATAATATTTTACAATGTTAACATTTTATATGTTGTTTGTGGAAAATGTATTCTAAGGGGTTAATTAGATTGGAACCTGTGTCCATTATTAAGAATAAGTAACTAAAGAGATTTTAATTTTAAACAAAAGAGGAGATTACTACTTAAACTATGAATTCTACTAGCAACAAAATCAGTTTATTTAATGCAGTAATGTTGGGACTCGGCACAATTATCGGATCGGGTTGGTTATTTGGTTCATGGGAAGCAGCACGAGTTGCTGGGCCAGCGGCAATTATTTCCTGGGTTATAGGGGCAGTTATTATTGCTATTATTTCCTATAATTATATTGAATTAGGAACAATGTTGCCAGAAAATGGCGGAATGAGCAAATATGCCCAATACACTCATGGATCATTAGTTGGTTTTATTGCGGCATGGGCGAACTGGATTGCTTTAATAACAATTATCCCAATTGAAGCTGTTGCTGCAGTTCAATATATGAGCAGTTGGCCGTGGAAGTGGGCAAACTTTACCAATGGCTTGATGCAACACAACCAAATTACGACTAGTGGTTTACTGGTGGTCTTTGTGTTTATTATTATTTTTACATTATTTAATTTTTGGTCAGTTAGTTTATTAACGCGTTTTACCAGTTTTATTTCGATTTTTAAAATTGGGATTCCTTTGCTAACAATTATTATGTTGTTATTTAGTAGTTTTCACCTTGAAAATTTAGGTAGCAATTTACATGCATTTATGCCATATGGTTCAGCACCGATTTTTAAGGCAACGACAACCGCGGGGATAATTTTTTCTTTTAATGCTTTTCAAACAATTATTAATATTGGTAGTGATTTAGAAAATCCTAAGGTGAATATTAAACGAGCAATTAATCTTTCCCTCTTAATCAGCGGGATTATCTATATTTTGCTACAAATAACTTTTATTACGGCAATTTCACCTAAACTAATTGCTAGGGTTGGTTGGAGTGGAATTAACTTTAATTCACCATTTGCTGACTTAGCAATTTTATTAGGAATTTATTGGCTTTCGGTGCTGTTGTACATGGATGCCTTTATCTCACCTTTTGGCACAGGGGTTTCAACAGTTGCCTCAACTAGTCGAGTTTTAGCAGCAATGGTTGATAATGAACACTTGCCCAAATTCTTAGGAAAAATTAATCAACGTTACCAGATACCTAGAAATGCTATGATAGCTAATGCTGTTTTAAGTATTTTAATGGTAACTTTCTTTCGTTCTTGGGACACATTAGCGACAGTAATCTCAACTTCAATGTTAATTGCACTGCTGACCGGACCAGTAACGCTAATTGCTTTTCGAAAAATGGCTCCCGAATTTGCTCGACCAATTAAAAATTCACGGGTCAATTTGACAACATCACTATCATTTATATTAGCTTCGCTGGCAATTTATTGGGCGATGTGGCCAACAACCCTTGAGGTTACTTTAGTCATTCTTTTAGGATTGCCATTGTATTTTTACTATGAGTGGAAGAATGATTGGAAACGGACCAAACGCCAATTTGACGGTAGTTGGTGGATGATCTTTTATTTATTGGCGTTGTCAGGAATGTCTTTTATTGGTAGTAAGGAATTTAATGGAATTAATTTAATTCCATATCCGTTTGATTTGTTAGCGGTTATTGCACTGGCTCTCGGGTTTTATTACTGGGGAACTAACAGCAATTTGTTTACTAAATATTTCAAATATGCTAAAAA harbors:
- a CDS encoding FAD-dependent oxidoreductase, which produces MADKKIYDTVIIGAGPAGLSAAIYAGRATMDTLVIEANQVGGQVTTTSVVWNYPAVEKIDGTALMNQMQQQAANFGVQIVHDQITDYELEGDLKVLHGRQDYYARSVIIAAGAKPRELNFPGEQQFRGHGIAFCSTCDGELFTGLQVFVIGGGYAAAEEADYLTRYAKHVTVISREAEFTCAPLTAARALNNPKVDVKFNTEIVRVTGKDYLETAVFKNNQTGKEFSYQPDSSEQTFGVFIYIGTQPATAKLTKILNHDEHGYLKADATLATNLPGVFAAGDIVVKPLRQIVTAASDGAVAATSAEHYVTALKQRLQIPIERKQKSATKPVGQTTKLAEKSTVMVHQGSWFDAKLQQQLKSIFERLTQKVTLQVLSDNGQKSQELQSFVKEFCDLDRHLDYQVRAADGGEDFLPLLELLNQQQNLTGIRFAGIPTGHELNSLVLAVYNLAGPGQELAPELIERIKALPVTKIKIGVALTCHFCPDVVSTCQHMAAINPNVSAEMLDLQLFPELRQAKHIMSVPATMINDRPVIFGSQTAEQLVAACESATVK
- a CDS encoding bacteriocin immunity protein, with the translated sequence MKDSINDRQRAKELTKKLLQQLDKKTDRPAELLDIIDVLLQVYTKLDQTKDPAVLINHFINYLRSTALKGKLHFPPAEEKIIIELEVLGQKAGINGNYLGGYTDKSQFYSIFEHVSQRD
- a CDS encoding APC family permease encodes the protein MNSTSNKISLFNAVMLGLGTIIGSGWLFGSWEAARVAGPAAIISWVIGAVIIAIISYNYIELGTMLPENGGMSKYAQYTHGSLVGFIAAWANWIALITIIPIEAVAAVQYMSSWPWKWANFTNGLMQHNQITTSGLLVVFVFIIIFTLFNFWSVSLLTRFTSFISIFKIGIPLLTIIMLLFSSFHLENLGSNLHAFMPYGSAPIFKATTTAGIIFSFNAFQTIINIGSDLENPKVNIKRAINLSLLISGIIYILLQITFITAISPKLIARVGWSGINFNSPFADLAILLGIYWLSVLLYMDAFISPFGTGVSTVASTSRVLAAMVDNEHLPKFLGKINQRYQIPRNAMIANAVLSILMVTFFRSWDTLATVISTSMLIALLTGPVTLIAFRKMAPEFARPIKNSRVNLTTSLSFILASLAIYWAMWPTTLEVTLVILLGLPLYFYYEWKNDWKRTKRQFDGSWWMIFYLLALSGMSFIGSKEFNGINLIPYPFDLLAVIALALGFYYWGTNSNLFTKYFKYAKKLNYTKVMSPKRRKLLLRKANRRK